A portion of the Natronococcus sp. AD-5 genome contains these proteins:
- a CDS encoding oligosaccharide flippase family protein produces the protein MLKDLMKFSTPLIITGLMSKILAGIDILLLGNLSTANGVGIYNVIYPISSLLLIFLTSASYMYMPISSEIALEESFNDLKEIYKQTTEYIVYLFCSYL, from the coding sequence ATTTTAAAGGATTTAATGAAATTCTCCACCCCCCTAATTATTACTGGATTGATGTCAAAAATACTGGCTGGTATTGATATTTTGCTTCTAGGAAATCTTTCGACAGCAAATGGAGTAGGAATATATAATGTAATTTACCCAATTAGTAGCTTATTGTTGATTTTTCTTACTTCTGCGTCCTATATGTATATGCCGATCTCATCAGAAATAGCTCTAGAAGAGTCATTCAATGATCTTAAAGAAATATATAAACAAACTACAGAATATATTGTATATCTTTTTTGTTCCTATTTGTAA
- a CDS encoding NAD-dependent epimerase/dehydratase family protein: protein MQNRRVLVTGGAGFIGTHLTDRLLSEGASVTVVDNCANGHKEWVPDEATFVERDLTEPDALEGVLTDDFDCVFHLAASKAVNSERPRAQFEANTQMTYTVLETMQEVGVSELAYTSTSTVYGEAPRPTPEDYAPLEPISAYGASKLADEGLCSTYAHSHDLTVRTFRFANIVGSRLRGAVIPDFIEKFEANPETLTILGNGHQEKSYMHVDDCIDAMLHVLEHADGPLATYNLGTRATTSVNRIADIVSDELGLEPDYEYTGGDRGWTGDVPKMRLSIEKLDALGWEPESESDKAVRKATRELLEDLDVAAPVSS, encoded by the coding sequence ATGCAAAATCGTCGTGTACTCGTCACGGGTGGGGCCGGTTTTATTGGCACCCATCTGACCGACCGCCTGCTTTCGGAGGGTGCGAGCGTCACCGTCGTCGATAACTGCGCGAACGGCCACAAGGAGTGGGTTCCCGACGAGGCGACCTTCGTCGAGCGCGATCTTACCGAGCCCGATGCGCTGGAGGGTGTCCTAACCGACGACTTCGATTGCGTCTTCCATCTCGCGGCCTCGAAAGCCGTCAACAGCGAGCGACCCCGTGCGCAGTTCGAGGCGAACACCCAGATGACCTATACTGTTCTGGAGACGATGCAGGAGGTCGGCGTCTCGGAACTCGCGTACACCTCGACGTCGACCGTATATGGAGAGGCGCCGCGCCCGACCCCCGAGGACTACGCGCCGCTCGAGCCGATCAGCGCCTACGGGGCGAGCAAACTCGCCGACGAAGGGCTGTGCTCGACGTACGCCCACTCTCACGATCTGACGGTCCGGACGTTCCGCTTTGCGAATATCGTCGGTTCCCGGCTGCGGGGTGCAGTGATCCCCGACTTCATCGAGAAATTCGAAGCGAATCCAGAGACGCTAACGATCCTCGGCAACGGCCATCAGGAGAAGTCGTATATGCACGTCGACGACTGCATCGACGCGATGCTCCACGTCCTCGAACACGCTGACGGGCCGCTGGCCACCTACAACTTGGGGACGCGAGCGACCACCTCCGTGAATCGGATCGCGGATATCGTCAGCGACGAACTCGGACTCGAGCCCGACTACGAGTACACCGGCGGCGACCGGGGCTGGACCGGTGACGTCCCAAAGATGCGCCTCTCGATCGAGAAACTCGACGCGCTCGGCTGGGAACCCGAATCCGAGAGCGACAAGGCGGTCCGCAAAGCGACACGGGAACTGCTCGAGGACCTCGATGTTGCGGCGCCGGTCTCGTCCTAA
- a CDS encoding CoA-acylating methylmalonate-semialdehyde dehydrogenase, which produces MVELESISQSGIIRNYVDGTWRDVTGDDELTTVNPATNEELATVPFSSEADVDEAVRAGNRAFEEWSNRPVEERIQPLFRLKTLLEEHQEELAEILVQDHGKTLAEARGELRRGIENVEVACGIPSMMQGGTLLNAAPEIDESAVRKPLGTFAAITPFNFPGMIPLWFLPYAVATGNSFILKPSEQDPLVPQRLFELIDEAGFPDGVVQLVNGGKDTVNALIDHDGIEGISFVGSTPIAKLVYEHAAENGKRVQAQGGAKNHIVVTETADLEFAAEKTVSSACACAGERCLANDVVLIEESVYEEFVDLVVAEAEAQVVGDGLDEKTDIGALISEDHETNVRNHIQTGIEEGATVLRDGRDVTVEDYEDGNFLGPTVFGDVTEDMVISQEEIFGPVLALDSVASVDDAIDRMNASRFGNAASLFTGRGADARKFRHEAEIGNIGVNVGTSAPMAFFHFGGWKDSFFGDLHAQGEDMIQFYTDKAIYIERWPEA; this is translated from the coding sequence ATGGTCGAACTTGAGTCGATCAGTCAGAGCGGCATAATACGCAATTACGTCGACGGCACGTGGCGAGATGTCACGGGCGACGACGAGTTGACGACCGTGAACCCGGCGACGAACGAAGAACTGGCAACGGTGCCGTTCAGTTCCGAGGCCGACGTCGACGAAGCGGTTCGCGCCGGAAACAGAGCGTTCGAAGAGTGGTCGAACCGTCCCGTTGAGGAACGAATTCAGCCGCTGTTCCGGCTGAAGACGCTGCTCGAGGAGCATCAGGAGGAACTCGCCGAAATCCTCGTCCAGGACCACGGAAAAACGCTCGCCGAAGCTCGCGGTGAACTCCGCCGCGGGATCGAGAACGTCGAAGTCGCGTGTGGCATCCCGTCGATGATGCAAGGCGGCACGCTGCTGAACGCCGCGCCAGAGATAGACGAGAGCGCCGTTCGCAAACCACTCGGGACGTTCGCGGCGATCACCCCGTTCAACTTCCCCGGTATGATCCCGCTCTGGTTCCTCCCGTACGCGGTTGCGACGGGGAACAGTTTCATCCTCAAACCCAGCGAACAGGATCCGTTGGTCCCCCAGCGGCTGTTCGAACTCATCGACGAGGCCGGCTTCCCCGATGGTGTCGTCCAACTGGTCAACGGCGGCAAAGATACCGTCAACGCCTTGATCGACCACGATGGCATCGAGGGAATCTCGTTCGTCGGATCGACGCCGATCGCAAAACTCGTCTACGAACACGCCGCCGAGAACGGGAAACGCGTTCAGGCACAAGGGGGGGCAAAGAATCACATCGTCGTTACGGAAACTGCCGACCTCGAATTCGCCGCCGAGAAGACGGTATCTTCGGCGTGTGCCTGTGCCGGCGAGCGGTGTCTCGCCAACGACGTCGTGCTGATCGAAGAATCCGTCTACGAGGAATTCGTCGATCTCGTCGTCGCCGAGGCTGAAGCGCAGGTCGTCGGAGATGGGCTGGACGAGAAGACGGATATTGGAGCACTCATCAGTGAGGATCACGAGACGAACGTCCGGAACCACATCCAGACTGGCATCGAAGAAGGAGCGACGGTCCTGCGGGACGGTCGCGACGTGACCGTCGAGGACTACGAGGACGGGAACTTCTTGGGGCCGACCGTGTTCGGCGACGTCACCGAAGACATGGTGATCTCGCAGGAGGAGATCTTCGGCCCGGTGCTCGCACTTGATTCGGTCGCGTCGGTCGACGACGCGATCGACCGGATGAACGCCAGCCGCTTCGGGAACGCAGCGAGCCTGTTTACCGGCCGCGGTGCCGACGCCCGCAAATTCCGTCACGAAGCCGAGATCGGCAACATCGGCGTCAACGTCGGGACCTCCGCGCCGATGGCGTTCTTCCACTTCGGCGGCTGGAAGGACTCGTTCTTCGGCGATCTGCACGCCCAGGGGGAGGACATGATCCAGTTCTATACGGACAAGGCAATCTATATCGAACGCTGGCCGGAGGCCTGA
- a CDS encoding NDP-sugar synthase, translated as MKAVVLAGGYATRLWPITKHRPKMFLPIGETTVIDRIFAELEADERIDEVYVSTNERFAADFEAHLADSAFEKPQLSIEETSGEDEKFGVVGALAQLVDREGIDDDLLVIAGDNLISFDIADFLDTFEAREAPPLAAYDVGSLEQATFYGIVDLDGDRVVDFQEKPDDPKSTLVSIACYAFPQESVPLLATYLEGGNNPDEPGWFIQWLQGREPTYAYTFEEAWFDIGTPESYLDAIAWHLDDSHLIAESATLENATIGENVHVMAGATLIDADVEHSIVFPETTLEGTTIRRSIIDEKTHLADLDLAGALIGAHTRITNRHNQH; from the coding sequence ATGAAGGCCGTTGTGCTCGCCGGCGGGTACGCGACGCGGCTGTGGCCGATCACGAAACACCGGCCCAAGATGTTTCTCCCGATCGGGGAGACGACCGTTATCGATCGGATCTTCGCCGAGCTCGAGGCCGACGAGCGAATCGACGAGGTCTACGTCAGCACGAACGAGCGGTTCGCGGCCGACTTCGAGGCGCACCTCGCCGACAGCGCGTTCGAGAAGCCACAGTTGTCGATCGAGGAGACGTCCGGCGAGGACGAGAAGTTCGGTGTCGTCGGCGCGCTCGCCCAACTCGTCGACCGCGAGGGGATTGACGACGACCTCCTCGTGATCGCCGGCGACAACCTGATCAGCTTCGATATCGCGGACTTTCTCGATACGTTCGAAGCACGCGAGGCCCCACCGCTCGCCGCCTACGATGTCGGGTCCCTTGAGCAGGCGACGTTCTATGGCATCGTCGATCTCGACGGCGATCGTGTCGTTGACTTCCAAGAGAAGCCCGACGACCCGAAGAGCACGTTGGTCTCGATCGCCTGCTATGCCTTCCCTCAGGAGTCGGTTCCGCTGCTCGCGACGTATCTCGAGGGCGGGAACAATCCTGACGAGCCGGGCTGGTTCATCCAGTGGCTGCAGGGTCGGGAGCCGACGTACGCCTATACCTTCGAGGAGGCGTGGTTCGACATCGGGACGCCCGAGAGCTATCTCGACGCTATCGCGTGGCATCTGGATGACAGCCATCTTATTGCCGAAAGTGCGACGCTCGAGAACGCGACCATCGGCGAGAACGTCCACGTGATGGCGGGCGCTACGCTCATCGATGCCGACGTCGAACACTCGATTGTGTTCCCGGAGACGACGCTCGAGGGGACGACGATTCGCCGCTCGATCATCGATGAGAAGACGCATCTCGCGGACCTCGATCTGGCCGGGGCATTGATCGGCGCACACACGCGGATCACGAACAGACACAACCAGCACTAG
- a CDS encoding terminase large subunit domain-containing protein yields the protein MTNPTKREIERLLEELKREQPADAPTNLTVEWREAAPDERPTGIEYDPETETLYYDIWAAQRECLTALNSGNADIVGFLGGYGTGKSVLGARWLLAQALTTPGSRFLAMGKTFTEAMGSTFTKLFAQLPGESTATDPERSPLVADYTKADRELTLTNGTVIVLGSADKWDRYAGAEFGGVWLDEPSQYQADLHKLLAMEGSRLRGVAGPKVRCWTLTGNGFNEAYEILVKRQDSTGEPLDLEIELVRASTLDNPYLEDDVLERFKRQYSDTQREEQALHGGFAAPTGLVYADFSRETHVIPHAEAVARVDERWRLYGHDVGWKNPGVVLELGKTSLDQLVVLDVFYETESHTEDVRDWLEDRPTGTIYCDHDPAHIDRLERAGYHVEKATKNIDAGIAEVRKRLEPDGNLSVAPTPKKRTVRRPFMGLRAPPRSRSRPPRRDDAPDESDDADESDNTDESAVRLLVSERCRPLILEFLSYTEEDVGAPGANDHCLDALRYAVMGPSST from the coding sequence ATGACCAACCCCACCAAACGCGAGATCGAACGCCTCCTTGAAGAACTCAAACGCGAACAACCCGCTGACGCGCCGACGAACCTCACCGTCGAGTGGCGCGAGGCTGCCCCCGACGAGCGGCCGACGGGAATAGAGTACGATCCGGAGACGGAGACACTCTACTACGACATCTGGGCCGCCCAGCGCGAGTGTCTCACCGCGCTCAACAGCGGCAACGCCGACATCGTCGGCTTCCTCGGCGGCTACGGCACCGGCAAGAGCGTACTGGGCGCCCGCTGGCTGCTCGCCCAGGCGCTGACCACCCCCGGGAGCCGCTTCCTGGCGATGGGAAAGACGTTCACAGAAGCCATGGGCTCGACGTTCACGAAGCTGTTCGCCCAGCTCCCGGGCGAGAGCACAGCCACCGACCCCGAACGGAGTCCGCTGGTCGCCGACTACACCAAGGCCGACCGGGAACTCACGCTCACGAACGGGACGGTGATCGTCCTCGGCTCGGCCGACAAGTGGGATCGGTACGCCGGCGCGGAGTTCGGCGGGGTCTGGCTCGACGAACCCAGCCAGTACCAGGCCGACCTCCACAAGCTCCTCGCGATGGAGGGCTCGCGGCTCCGCGGCGTCGCCGGGCCGAAGGTCCGGTGTTGGACGTTGACGGGCAACGGCTTCAACGAGGCCTATGAGATCCTCGTCAAGCGCCAGGATTCGACCGGCGAGCCGCTCGATCTCGAGATCGAACTGGTGCGGGCCTCGACGCTCGACAACCCGTATCTCGAGGACGACGTCCTCGAGCGGTTCAAACGGCAGTACAGCGACACTCAGCGTGAGGAGCAGGCGCTCCACGGCGGCTTTGCCGCCCCCACGGGACTGGTGTACGCCGACTTCAGCCGCGAGACCCACGTCATCCCCCACGCCGAGGCTGTCGCCCGCGTCGACGAGCGCTGGCGGCTCTACGGCCACGACGTCGGCTGGAAGAATCCGGGCGTCGTCCTCGAACTCGGCAAGACGTCGCTCGACCAGCTCGTCGTCCTCGACGTGTTCTACGAGACCGAGAGCCACACCGAGGATGTGCGCGACTGGCTCGAGGACCGCCCGACGGGGACGATCTACTGCGATCACGACCCCGCCCACATCGATAGACTCGAGCGGGCGGGCTACCACGTCGAGAAGGCGACGAAGAACATCGACGCCGGGATCGCCGAGGTGCGCAAGCGCCTCGAGCCCGACGGCAACCTGTCTGTCGCGCCGACGCCGAAAAAGCGAACGGTGCGGCGGCCGTTCATGGGCCTTCGCGCTCCCCCACGGTCTCGCTCGAGACCGCCCAGACGGGATGACGCCCCCGACGAGTCGGACGACGCCGACGAGTCAGACAACACTGACGAGTCGGCGGTCAGGCTGTTGGTCTCGGAGCGCTGTCGGCCTCTGATCCTGGAGTTCCTCAGCTACACCGAGGAGGATGTCGGCGCGCCGGGCGCCAACGACCACTGTCTCGACGCCCTACGCTACGCCGTGATGGGTCCCTCCAGCACGTAA
- a CDS encoding glycosyltransferase family 2 protein — protein sequence MAQGTPTPTTNTFNESNESPRIGIGILPNDDSDALLHTALRARSNDLIVYIISSSIDNEIINLLWNLNITVLETSSGTQDRNYQIFVDAAREDDCDGLILCEAGMGIDFAASRQRIEDADAFSVDAVSAEPEATTGRLVGIPAYNESVGIGSTVLAAQQFADEVVVIDEGSADNTVEIVDGTDATLLEHGTNKGKGQALRTFFEYARDSTHESFVVLDGDGQHLPEDIPAVVKPIENGEADLVVGSRYLENGTDDETPFHRRVGQQVLDYLTFGSSGTKLSDTQSGFRAFSREAIETLSIRTDGMGVESEMIATAQDSIHHKKQWVSIFRAGFAALSFISVHSFGCTIS from the coding sequence ATGGCACAAGGGACACCAACACCAACTACGAATACATTCAACGAGTCGAATGAATCGCCACGAATCGGCATCGGAATTCTGCCCAATGACGATTCTGACGCGCTATTGCACACAGCATTGCGTGCACGAAGCAACGATCTCATCGTCTATATCATCTCATCGAGCATTGATAATGAAATAATAAACTTACTCTGGAATCTTAACATCACGGTGCTTGAGACGTCATCGGGTACTCAAGACAGAAACTACCAGATCTTCGTCGACGCTGCCAGAGAAGATGACTGTGACGGGCTGATCCTGTGTGAGGCAGGGATGGGGATTGACTTCGCGGCGAGTCGCCAGCGTATCGAGGACGCCGACGCGTTCAGCGTCGATGCAGTCTCCGCTGAGCCAGAAGCAACGACGGGGCGGTTGGTCGGCATCCCGGCCTACAACGAGTCTGTCGGCATCGGCAGTACGGTGCTCGCAGCCCAGCAGTTCGCCGACGAAGTCGTCGTCATCGACGAGGGCAGCGCCGACAACACGGTCGAGATCGTCGACGGGACCGATGCGACGCTCCTCGAGCACGGGACGAACAAGGGGAAGGGGCAAGCACTTCGGACCTTTTTCGAGTATGCACGCGACAGTACCCACGAGTCGTTCGTCGTCCTCGACGGCGACGGCCAACACCTCCCGGAGGACATCCCCGCGGTCGTCAAACCGATCGAAAACGGTGAGGCGGATCTCGTCGTCGGCAGTCGCTACCTCGAGAACGGTACGGACGACGAGACGCCGTTCCACCGACGAGTCGGCCAGCAGGTGCTCGACTACCTGACGTTTGGTTCGAGCGGGACGAAACTTTCCGATACGCAGAGCGGGTTCCGGGCGTTCTCCCGGGAGGCGATCGAGACACTGTCGATCCGAACTGATGGAATGGGCGTCGAAAGTGAGATGATCGCCACCGCCCAGGATTCAATCCATCATAAAAAGCAGTGGGTTAGTATTTTTCGGGCGGGTTTTGCAGCTCTTTCTTTTATTTCTGTCCACAGTTTTGGTTGCACAATATCTTAG
- a CDS encoding aspartate aminotransferase family protein, with product MTDPTDETSIPPQFERAYECETPQSRALADRARSVMPGGDTRSVTYHRPYPSYVESASGAWLQTVDGETLLDALNNYTQGVLGHAPEPVTEAVCARFRAGNGIAAPTEPAVELAEHLVDRVPSIQQIRFCNSGTEATMNAVRAAMAWTGEERICKIDGGYHGTHDVVEVGVAGGGREHKGIPRTAERRVQTVTYNDPEQLKATFEAVGDELACLILEPILGVGGMIPPTDGFLQTARDVTADADVPLIFDEVMSFRLAPGGAQERYGIEPDLTALGKLIGGGLPIGAVGGSEPLMEQFHPETGAIDHSGTFNANPATMTGGLTTLEELDASSIKELNRRGDWLRERLQQIGDEFQQPVTITGEGSLFQVHFTDGPIRNRRSSTAGDPPSKTLFHAMRREGVVIAPRAMGNLSTAMDDDDVEAIATAFRRALETLD from the coding sequence ATGACTGATCCGACGGACGAGACGAGCATTCCACCACAGTTCGAACGGGCGTACGAGTGCGAAACACCCCAATCTCGTGCCCTAGCGGATCGCGCTCGGTCGGTGATGCCCGGCGGTGACACCAGGTCTGTCACCTACCATCGACCGTACCCCTCGTACGTCGAATCCGCAAGCGGAGCGTGGCTGCAAACGGTCGACGGCGAAACGTTACTCGACGCGCTCAATAACTATACGCAGGGCGTTCTCGGACACGCGCCGGAACCGGTCACCGAGGCGGTGTGTGCCCGATTTCGCGCCGGGAACGGCATCGCTGCGCCGACCGAACCGGCCGTAGAACTCGCCGAACACCTCGTCGATCGAGTGCCGTCGATCCAGCAGATCCGATTTTGTAACTCCGGCACCGAAGCGACGATGAACGCGGTCCGCGCGGCGATGGCCTGGACCGGTGAGGAGAGGATCTGCAAAATCGACGGCGGCTACCACGGAACTCACGATGTCGTCGAGGTCGGTGTCGCGGGGGGCGGGCGAGAGCACAAGGGGATCCCGCGCACTGCCGAGCGGCGGGTCCAAACGGTGACGTATAACGACCCGGAACAGCTGAAGGCGACGTTCGAAGCAGTCGGCGACGAGTTGGCGTGTTTGATCCTCGAGCCGATTTTGGGGGTCGGCGGCATGATTCCGCCGACCGACGGATTCCTTCAAACGGCACGGGACGTGACTGCTGACGCCGATGTACCATTGATCTTCGACGAGGTAATGTCCTTCCGACTCGCGCCCGGCGGCGCACAGGAGCGTTATGGGATCGAACCGGACCTGACGGCGCTCGGAAAACTCATCGGCGGCGGCCTGCCGATCGGTGCCGTCGGCGGCAGTGAGCCGTTGATGGAGCAGTTCCATCCGGAAACTGGAGCTATCGATCACTCCGGAACGTTCAACGCGAACCCGGCGACGATGACCGGTGGGCTCACCACTCTTGAAGAACTGGATGCCAGTTCCATCAAAGAGCTAAACCGTCGCGGTGATTGGCTCCGTGAACGTCTCCAGCAGATCGGCGACGAGTTCCAGCAACCCGTCACGATCACCGGCGAGGGATCGCTCTTTCAGGTCCACTTCACGGATGGACCGATTCGAAATCGTCGCTCGTCCACTGCCGGGGATCCCCCCTCGAAGACCCTCTTTCACGCGATGCGCCGTGAGGGAGTCGTCATCGCCCCTAGAGCGATGGGCAATCTCTCCACAGCGATGGATGACGACGATGTTGAGGCGATCGCTACGGCGTTCAGACGGGCTCTCGAAACTCTGGACTGA
- a CDS encoding polysaccharide biosynthesis C-terminal domain-containing protein, whose protein sequence is MVGNIELIVLPSGFYLHTLIGPNSKLLLAIGETRAMMKASIQSAILNITLNYLLIPQYSIMGAALATAGSYVVLNIIYVYYIWRSIRMSIIQIRPIVIIIFGVLLYTLVNIITGVLQIKNPVLELIICVSLFSLVYAVFSILYSGVYKSINYDIVSNHFYSE, encoded by the coding sequence ATGGTTGGCAATATTGAGTTAATTGTTCTTCCTTCTGGATTTTATTTACATACTCTCATAGGCCCGAACTCAAAGTTGTTACTTGCTATCGGAGAAACTAGAGCAATGATGAAAGCTTCAATACAATCTGCAATTTTGAATATCACCTTGAATTATTTGTTAATTCCACAATATTCTATTATGGGAGCGGCTTTGGCAACTGCTGGATCATATGTGGTCCTAAATATAATATATGTTTATTATATATGGCGCAGTATTAGAATGAGTATTATACAAATAAGACCAATAGTGATTATAATATTTGGTGTACTATTATATACATTGGTGAATATAATTACAGGTGTCTTACAGATTAAAAATCCAGTTTTGGAGCTAATCATATGTGTATCACTTTTCTCTCTGGTATATGCCGTATTCTCAATCCTATATAGTGGTGTTTATAAATCCATAAATTATGACATAGTGAGTAACCATTTCTACTCAGAATAG
- a CDS encoding asparagine synthase-related protein, whose translation MINTQSISDMLLLGHLWGNRTLIKEIKSARPATIYEYGEKGWSESRYWKPPLGKRQVDESYFQELQQRYSEAVTRTAKTLPEEAGIWLSGGLDSRTTSAVMSTAVDSEDYRLSTFSGFTYDANPPTGDNPRLAKLVATELDIEQENVELSSKTFTSNRIERIIDVCDDMVRWNTALNLSASYDVKGKTPVLMEDITGGLLGDHLLQSHFKKASNIIESHLMSEASVSPSTVSSLIVPEIDPLKTLKEEARRSKEQSLWSQILDVHFQNYYSRLAYASNTVMRDVAGSRTPSVDGRFLEWIANLPLKYRKGTLPFTTSIPTGTSRAKLDLSRRINRGVHEITYERTKVPPKYPYPLHVAGYLGNVAIGRLRSKETYGGGQLADI comes from the coding sequence ATGATTAATACACAGTCAATAAGCGATATGCTCCTTTTAGGACACCTCTGGGGTAATCGGACATTGATTAAAGAAATTAAATCTGCTCGGCCAGCGACAATTTATGAATATGGTGAAAAAGGGTGGTCTGAATCAAGGTACTGGAAACCACCTCTTGGAAAACGGCAGGTTGATGAATCGTATTTTCAGGAGCTTCAGCAAAGATACTCGGAAGCAGTAACTCGAACAGCTAAAACGCTTCCAGAAGAAGCTGGAATCTGGCTTTCTGGTGGGCTTGACAGTCGAACAACATCAGCCGTAATGTCAACAGCTGTTGACTCCGAAGATTATCGTCTTTCAACCTTTTCAGGGTTCACATATGATGCAAATCCACCTACAGGGGACAACCCACGCTTGGCAAAGCTTGTCGCAACTGAATTAGATATAGAGCAGGAGAATGTTGAATTAAGCTCAAAAACGTTCACTTCTAATCGAATTGAACGTATTATTGACGTATGCGACGATATGGTTCGATGGAATACAGCGTTAAACCTTTCTGCCTCTTATGATGTGAAGGGAAAAACACCTGTACTTATGGAAGATATCACTGGTGGACTTTTAGGAGATCATTTACTCCAATCTCACTTTAAAAAAGCATCTAATATTATTGAATCTCATCTCATGAGTGAGGCTTCAGTATCTCCTAGTACGGTTTCCTCACTGATAGTCCCAGAAATAGATCCTCTCAAAACACTCAAAGAGGAAGCAAGACGATCTAAGGAGCAATCACTTTGGAGCCAAATACTTGACGTTCACTTTCAAAATTACTATTCTCGTCTTGCTTATGCTTCTAATACTGTAATGCGAGATGTAGCTGGTAGTCGAACGCCATCTGTCGATGGAAGGTTTCTTGAATGGATAGCGAATTTGCCCCTAAAATATCGAAAAGGTACACTCCCGTTTACAACATCAATTCCAACAGGAACTTCTCGAGCCAAACTAGATCTCAGCCGACGTATTAATCGCGGTGTGCATGAAATCACTTATGAAAGAACAAAAGTTCCGCCAAAGTATCCGTATCCGCTACATGTTGCTGGATATCTTGGAAACGTAGCTATTGGTCGACTTCGTTCTAAAGAAACGTATGGTGGTGGTCAACTTGCAGACATTTGA
- a CDS encoding DUF7563 family protein, with product MPICGDCGEYVTRDFIRVFGVDGEVHGCPDCTTYRELYDGGGVDHSSKTRGSQLRAQRKTN from the coding sequence ATGCCAATCTGTGGCGACTGTGGCGAGTACGTCACCCGCGATTTCATCCGGGTGTTCGGTGTCGACGGCGAGGTTCACGGCTGTCCCGACTGTACGACGTACCGCGAGCTTTACGACGGGGGTGGGGTGGACCATTCGAGCAAGACTCGAGGATCGCAGCTACGCGCTCAGCGGAAGACGAACTGA
- a CDS encoding oligosaccharide flippase family protein, whose product MVAQYLSPEYYGYISIGFTIFSISTVLLLLGFQEGLRRNIPQIDSIEDIRNMIHMSFYSSLLLSILYPIIIYILSSKIAANVFNDSNLTPILQVFALTIPLFVLLKLSVGALQGLKNTRYKVASQNILLPGVRFVGILLVAFLISGNYITIAWAYFISYLMASMISIYYLNKDIKPLPFTYNKKF is encoded by the coding sequence TTGGTTGCACAATATCTTAGTCCAGAATATTATGGTTATATATCTATTGGATTTACTATTTTTAGCATATCAACGGTGTTATTATTGTTAGGATTTCAAGAAGGTCTAAGGAGAAATATCCCCCAAATTGATTCCATAGAAGATATACGTAATATGATACACATGTCTTTCTATTCATCATTATTGTTGTCTATTTTGTATCCAATAATAATATATATTCTCTCCTCAAAGATAGCGGCCAATGTTTTCAATGATTCAAATCTCACCCCGATCCTGCAAGTTTTCGCTCTCACAATACCATTATTTGTTCTATTGAAATTATCGGTAGGTGCTCTACAAGGACTCAAAAATACACGTTATAAAGTTGCCAGTCAAAATATACTTTTGCCAGGGGTTCGCTTTGTAGGAATTCTTTTGGTAGCATTCTTAATCTCTGGGAATTATATTACAATAGCCTGGGCATACTTCATATCTTACTTGATGGCATCTATGATCTCCATCTACTATTTAAATAAAGATATAAAGCCCCTCCCATTCACTTATAACAAAAAATTTTAA